A DNA window from Primulina tabacum isolate GXHZ01 chromosome 12, ASM2559414v2, whole genome shotgun sequence contains the following coding sequences:
- the LOC142520648 gene encoding sterol carrier protein 2 produces MADSTNLKSDAIMEQMKLHMSTDAGKQLKEKIGLVYQINIAPKKIGFNEKSFVVDLKKGEVKDGPYEDGKPDATFSFKDDDFVKIATGKMNPQIAFMRGAMKIKGSISAAQKFTPDIFPKPSKM; encoded by the exons ATGGCGGACTCAACGAATCTCAAATCCGACGCTATTATGGAGCAGATGAAGCTCCACATGTCCACCGATGCCGGGAAACAACTCAAGGAGAAGATTGGACTCGTTTATCAGATCAATATAGCTCCCAAG AAAATTGGATTCAATGAGAAGTCGTTTGTGGTCGATTTGAAGAAAGGGGAGGTTAAAGATG GGCCATACGAGGATGGGAAGCCAGACGCAACATTCTCCTTTAAAGATGACGATTTCGTCAAGATTGCGACTGGGAAGATGAACCCACAGATTGCTTTCATGAG GGGTGCAATGAAGATAAAGGGTAGTATCAGCGCGGCGCAGAAATTTACCCCAGATATCTTCCCCAAGCCTTCAAAGATGTGA